A single Cucumis melo cultivar AY chromosome 4, USDA_Cmelo_AY_1.0, whole genome shotgun sequence DNA region contains:
- the LOC103503502 gene encoding phragmoplastin DRP1E-like produces the protein MAAMESLIALVNRIQRACTVLGDYGGEYSALPTIWETLPSVVVVGGQSSGKSSVLESIVGRDFLPRGSGIVTRRPLVLQLQKVEPGREEYAEFLHLPKKKFTDFSLVRKEIEDETDSLTGRLKQISPVPIHLSIYSPNVVNLTLIDLPGLTKVAVEGQPDSIVQDIESMVRTYIEQQNCIILAITPANQDIATSDAIKLSREVDSTGERTFGVLTKLDLMDNGTNALEVLDGRSYRLQHPWVGVVNRSQADINKNIDMITARRREREFFASSVDYKHLAGTMGSEYLAKLLSKHLESQIKTCMPGIASLINKSIDEIEAELDQLGKPVSVDSGAQLYTILELCRAFDLVFKEHLHGGRPGGDRIYSVFDNQLPHALRKLPFDRYLSLQNVRKVISEADGYQPHLIAPEHGYRRLIEGAVNYFRRPAEASVDAVHFILKELVRRSMAETQELKRFPTLQAEVSRAANEALERFREDSKKTTLRLVDMESSYLTVDFFRKLQQEDEKGGTPPSTATTDRYTEAHFHRIALNISSYIRMVSETLRNTIPKSVVHCQVREAKRSILDYFYVQLGQMEGNQLAALLGEDPELIERRKQCVKRLELHKSARNEIDSVSWF, from the exons ATGGCTGCCATGGAGTCCTTGATCGCCCTTGTTAACCGTATTCAGAGAGCTTGTACTGTTCTTGGTGATTACGGCGGTGAGTACTCTGCTTTGCCTACTATTTGGGAGACTCTTCCGTCTGTTGTTGTCGTCGGCGGTCAG AGCTCTGGAAAATCATCGGTGTTGGAGAGCATTGTTGGTCGTGATTTTCTTCCCAGGGGATCAG GAATTGTTACGCGGAGGCCTCTAGTTTTGCAGCTCCAGAAGGTTGAACCAGGAAGAGAGGAGTATGCAGAATTTCTTCATCTGCCTAAGAAAAAATTTACTGATTTCT CGTTGGTTAGGAAGGAAATAGAAGATGAAACTGATAGCTTGACTGGGAGGTTAAAACAAATTTCTCCTGTTCCAATTCATCTCAGTATCTACTCTCCAAATG TGGTCAATTTGACACTCATAGATTTGCCTGGTTTAACAAAGGTTGCTGTAG AAGGACAGCCTGACAGCATCGTTCAAGATATTGAATCAATGGTCCGGACTTATATCGAGCAG CAAAACTGCATAATTTTGGCCATAACTCCGGCTAATCAAGATATTGCAACATCTGATGCTATTAAGCTTTCTCGAGAGGTTGATTCCACAG GTGAAAGGACATTTGGGGTATTGACAAAGCTTGATTTGATGGATAATGGAACAAATGCTTTGGAG GTTCTTGATGGAAGGTCCTATCGGCTTCAACACCCTTGGGTTGGAGTTGTCAACCGTTCTCAAGCTGATATCAATAAGAATATTGATATGATTACCGCTCGACGAAGGGAACGTGAATTCTTTGCTTCTAGTGTTGACTACAAACACTTGGCTGGTACAATGGGGTCAGAGTATCTGGCGAAACTCCTGTCAAAG CACCTAGAGTCTCAGATAAAGACATGTATGCCTGGCATTGCATCGTTAATTAACAAAAGCATTGATGAAATTGAAGCAGAGCTTGATCAACTTGGGAAGCCTGTTTCTGTGGACTCTGGG GCTCAATTGTATACCATCCTAGAGCTTTGCCGTGCATTTGACCTGGTGTTCAAGGAGCATCTCCATGGGGG ACGACCTGGTGGTGACCGGATATATAGTGTTTTTGATAATCAGCTTCCTCATGCTTTGAGAAAGCTTCCTTTTGATCGGTATCTCTCACTGCAAAATGTGAGAAAAGTAATATCGGAGGCCGATGGATACCAACCCCATCTGATTGCACCTGAGCATGGGTATCGGCGCCTTATTGAAGGAGCAGTTAATTATTTTAGACGTCCGGCTGAAGCTTCAGTTGATGCT GTTCATTTCATTTTGAAGGAACTCGTTAGAAGATCAATGGCAGAAACTCAG GAGCTGAAGCGCTTTCCCACTCTCCAAGCTGAAGTTTCAAGAGCTGCAAACGAAGCGTTAGAGAGATTTCGAGAAGATAGCAAAAAGACAACCTTGCGTTTGGTTGACATGGAATCCTCCTACCTAACAGTAGACTTCTTTCGAAAGCTCCAACAGGAAGATGAAAAGGGAGGAACCCCACCATCTACAGCTACCACAGACCGGTACACTGAGGCGCATTTTCACCGGATAGCATTAAATATTTCTTCATATATCAGGATGGTGTCTGAGACTCTGAGGAACACCATTCCAAAGTCTGTTGTTCATTGTCAAGTTAGGGAAGCAAAGCGATCTATATTAGATTACTTTTATGTGCAATTGGGACAAATGGAG GGCAATCAACTTGCAGCTCTTCTGGGTGAAGATCCTGAATTGATTGAAAGGAGAAAGCAATGTGTCAAAAGGCTTGAACTACATAAATCAGCAAGGAATGAGATTGACTCAGTCTCATGGTTCTGA
- the LOC103503501 gene encoding expansin-like B1: protein MALSSFSSVFVFAITLLLMLRLSESATCNDCFTRSRASHYPNSEEQGTDHGACGYGTFGATINDGDVATASDLYRNGLGCGACYQIRCIDSELCSEKGTMVVITDQGSGPGDFIMSRRAYAGLAQTPYAAVSLMALGVIDIEYKRVACSYPNKNITIKIDENSDAPHYLAFVIRFQQGKNDITAVQLCETKNFVCKLLDRSYGTVWTTTSPPRGPLSLRMLLTNEEGDEQWIVPINDIPRDWKAGDIYDTGVQVN from the exons ATGGctctctcttctttctcttctgtttttgtttttgcaATAACTTTGCTTCTCATGCTAAGGCTTTCAGAGAGTGCCACATGTAATGATTGTTTCACACGCTCTCGAGCCTCTCATTACCCTAACTCGGAGGAGCAAGGAACAGATC atggAGCATGTGGGTATGGAACTTTTGGAGCAACGATTAACGATGGAGATGTTGCAACTGCCTCTGATCTTTACAGAAATGGCCTTGGTTGTGGAGCTTGTTACCAG ATAAGGTGCATAGACAGTGAATTGTGCTCAGAGAAAGGAACAATGGTGGTGATAACAGATCAAGGCTCAGGTCCTGGCGATTTTATTATGAGCCGAAGAGCCTATGCTGGGTTGGCTCAAACCCCTTATGCTGCTGTCTCTTTGATGGCCCTTGGTGTCATTGACATTGAATACAAACG AGTGGCTTGCAGTTACCCAAACAAAAACATAACAATAAAGATTGATGAGAATAGCGATGCTCCTCATTACTTGGCCTTTGTCATAAGGTTTCAACAAGGAAAAAATGACATCACAGCAGTTCAACTTTGTGAG ACGAAAAACTTCGTGTGCAAGTTATTAGATCGAAGCTACGGTACTGTATGGACGACAACATCGCCACCGAGGGGACCGTTGTCATTGAGAATGTTGCTGACAAATGAGGAGGGAGACGAGCAGTGGATTGTCCCCATTAATGATATTCCTCGTGATTGGAAGGCTGGAGATATCTACGACACTGGAGTTCAAGTTAATTAA
- the LOC103503503 gene encoding transcription factor MAMYB, whose translation MEFLDEDAKPRFLFHSRANPSPAMELQSDSQSTKLFLSITVVISSIFLVLSIVFVQFEPFRSLFIWLSLSLLVGPFAPISLTGGDIRVGRGPILEIPDEELEVEDDSKKKPVQKRSKARRSNDEIAVASIVVAEKSSAKIDNRNGVGHQSNKNGVDFAIEEAEWDDAELGFLKKQLAKHPVGKPRRWEIIAEAFGGRHKVENVIKMAKEMGEKKLGDEDSYAQFLKNRKPMDKRIENVNEEAPTAAVAGGWSSGEDIALLNALKAFPKDSAMRWEKIAAAVPGKTKAACMKRVGELKRDFRNSKAGNEI comes from the coding sequence ATGGAGTTCCTGGACGAAGATGCGAAGCCCAGGTTCCTCTTCCACTCTCGCGCCAATCCATCTCCGGCGATGGAGCTCCAATCAGATTCTCAGTCCACCAAACTCTTTCTCTCAATCACCGTCGTaatctcttccatttttctcGTTCTCTCAATCGTATTCGTCCAATTCGAACCCTTCAGATCCCTTTTCATCTGGCTTTCTCTCTCCCTTCTCGTCGGCCCTTTTGCCCCCATTTCCCTCACCGGTGGCGACATTCGTGTCGGTCGAGGTCCGATCCTCGAAATCCCCGACGAAGAACTCGAAGTAGAAGACGATTCGAAGAAGAAACCCGTTCAAAAGCGCTCAAAAGCGCGTAGATCTAACGATGAAATCGCCGTTGCTTCAATCGTAGTCGCTGAAAAATCCTCTGCGAAAATTGATAACAGGAATGGAGTAGGTCATCAGAGTAACAAAAATGGAGTCGATTTTGCGATTGAGGAAGCGGAATGGGACGATGCGGAATTAGGGTTTTTGAAGAAGCAATTAGCGAAACATCCTGTGGGGAAACCGAGACGGTGGGAGATAATTGCTGAGGCGTTTGGTGGAAGGCATAAAGTGGAGAATGTGATTAAAATGGCTAAGGAAATGGGAGAGAAGAAATTAGGCGATGAGGATTCGTATGCTCAATTTCTGAAGAATAGGAAACCAATGGATAAGAGAATTGAGAACGTCAATGAAGAAGCCCCCACGGCCGCCGTCGCCGGAGGTTGGAGTTCAGGTGAAGACATTGCATTGCTTAATGCTTTGAAGGCATTTCCAAAGGATTCAGCGATGAGATGGGAGAAAATCGCAGCTGCAGTTCCGGGGAAGACCAAGGCAGCTTGTATGAAGAGAGTTGGGGAATTGAAAAGGGATTTTCGAAATTCTAAAGCTGGTAATGAAATTTGA
- the LOC103503504 gene encoding uncharacterized protein LOC103503504, with protein sequence MGLLSWWKGQSPPSDSTSKPPQPPSKNLSQPAEVPGLNGALEVPRPAASVTVFEFGSVTASSDKVTLAGYCPVSDDFEPCRWEIMPASGSDAPLFRIVF encoded by the coding sequence ATGGGTCTCCTTTCATGGTGGAAAGGCCAATCTCCGCCATCCGATTCCACTTCCAAGCCGCCGCAGCCTCCTTCCAAGAATCTCTCTCAGCCTGCCGAAGTCCCCGGCCTGAATGGCGCCCTCGAAGTCCCCCGACCAGCTGCCTCCGTCACCGTCTTTGAGTTCGGCTCTGTCACCGCTTCCTCCGATAAGGTCACTCTCGCCGGTTACTGCCCTGTCTCAGACGACTTCGAGCCCTGCCGCTGGGAGATTATGCCGGCAAGCGGCTCCGATGCGCCTCTTTTTCGCATCGTCTTCTGA
- the LOC103503505 gene encoding uncharacterized protein LOC103503505 isoform X2 produces MSSTPKKRTKVKRNPNSDVGSGVDSSVSSSSLLLKSMKEPPRDFFPSKDDLAALITVLIIASLVFVSCNFFVSRLSSRHPVPFCDTDADSLDLLSDVCEPCPRHGECRDGKLECLHGYRKHGRLCIEDGVINEAVNKLSEWLESHLCESNAKFLCDGIGIVWVKENDIWDDLDGKELVESIGSDNTTLMYAKSKALETIGGLLQTRQNSFGIKELKCPDLLAESYKPFTCRIRHWVLQHAFVVLPVFLLLVGCTWLLWKLYRRQNLTNRAEDLYNQVCEILEENALTSTRNSDQCESWVVASRLRDHLLLPRERKNPLLWKKVEELVQEDSRIDRYPRLVKGDGKEVWEWQVEGSLSSSKKKKLASKSNSASKSNFSKAIGVNPDPMYHKIENDPKPVVL; encoded by the exons ATGTCTTCAACTCCGAAGAAGCGAACCAAAGTCAAGCGTAATCCTAATTCCGATGTCGGTTCTGGCGTCGATTCCTCTGTTTCATCTTCTTCGTTGTTGCTGAAGTCTATGAAGGAACCGCCTCGCGATTTCTTTCCCTCGAAGGATGATCTTGCTGCGCTGATTACTGTACTTATCATCGCCAGCTTGGTTTTTGTGAGCTGTAACTTCTTCGTATCTAGACTTTCAAGTCGCCATCCGGTCCCTTTTTGTGATACCGACGCTGATTCTTTGGATTTGCTTTCTG ATGTTTGTGAGCCTTGTCCAAGGCATGGAGAATGCCGTGATGGTAAGTTGGAATGCCTTCATGGTTATAGAAAGCATGGAAGGTTGTGTATAGAAGATGGAGTAATCAATGAAGCAGTTAATAAACTT TCAGAATGGCTAGAATCTCACCTCTGTGAATCAAATGCTAAGTTCTTATGCGATGGAATTGGGATAGTTTGG GTTAAAGAGAATGATATATGGGATGATCTAGATGGTAAAGAGCTGGTGGAAAGTATTGGCTCTGACAACACTACCCTTATGTATGCAAAGAGCAAGGCGTTGGAAACTATTGGTGGGTTACTTCAGACACGACAAAATTCTTTTGG GATCAAGGAATTGAAATGCCCAGATCTGCTAGCTGAAAGTTACAAGCCTTTTACTTGCCGTATTCGTCACTGGGTTTTGCAGCATGCTTTTGTTGTTTTGCCAGTTTTCTTACTG CTTGTGGGATGCACATGGTTACTGTGGAAACTTTACCGAAGACAAAACCTAACAAATAGAGCTGAAGATCTGTACAACCAG GTTTGCGAAATACTTGAGGAAAATGCTTTAACATCAACTAGAAACAGCGATCAATGTGAATCATGGGTTGTTGCTTCTAGGTTACGTGACCATCTTCTTTTGCCACGAGAGAGGAAGAATCCTTTGTTATGGAAGAAG GTAGAGGAGTTGGTTCAGGAAGACTCACGAATAGATCGTTACCCAAGACTAGTTAAGGGTGATGGAAAAGAAGTATGGGAATGGCAAG TGGAAGGCTCTTTGAGCTcgtcaaagaaaaagaaactggCCAGCAAATCCAATTCCGCCAGCAAATCCAATTTCTCGAAGGCAATAGGAGTAAATCCTGACCCAATGTATCATAAAATAGAAAACG ACCCAAAGCCAGTAGTTTTGTGA
- the LOC103503505 gene encoding uncharacterized protein LOC103503505 isoform X1, whose protein sequence is MSSTPKKRTKVKRNPNSDVGSGVDSSVSSSSLLLKSMKEPPRDFFPSKDDLAALITVLIIASLVFVSCNFFVSRLSSRHPVPFCDTDADSLDLLSDVCEPCPRHGECRDGKLECLHGYRKHGRLCIEDGVINEAVNKLSEWLESHLCESNAKFLCDGIGIVWVKENDIWDDLDGKELVESIGSDNTTLMYAKSKALETIGGLLQTRQNSFGIKELKCPDLLAESYKPFTCRIRHWVLQHAFVVLPVFLLLVGCTWLLWKLYRRQNLTNRAEDLYNQVCEILEENALTSTRNSDQCESWVVASRLRDHLLLPRERKNPLLWKKVEELVQEDSRIDRYPRLVKGDGKEVWEWQEEFEKKDDKVIYNRALLPKIRSPACDLSWAPFSSSLWQTTLLCRRAGPIQTCLHVPPGHLIQWLFTLLSLLFFTNKNYDSFPTIIYKN, encoded by the exons ATGTCTTCAACTCCGAAGAAGCGAACCAAAGTCAAGCGTAATCCTAATTCCGATGTCGGTTCTGGCGTCGATTCCTCTGTTTCATCTTCTTCGTTGTTGCTGAAGTCTATGAAGGAACCGCCTCGCGATTTCTTTCCCTCGAAGGATGATCTTGCTGCGCTGATTACTGTACTTATCATCGCCAGCTTGGTTTTTGTGAGCTGTAACTTCTTCGTATCTAGACTTTCAAGTCGCCATCCGGTCCCTTTTTGTGATACCGACGCTGATTCTTTGGATTTGCTTTCTG ATGTTTGTGAGCCTTGTCCAAGGCATGGAGAATGCCGTGATGGTAAGTTGGAATGCCTTCATGGTTATAGAAAGCATGGAAGGTTGTGTATAGAAGATGGAGTAATCAATGAAGCAGTTAATAAACTT TCAGAATGGCTAGAATCTCACCTCTGTGAATCAAATGCTAAGTTCTTATGCGATGGAATTGGGATAGTTTGG GTTAAAGAGAATGATATATGGGATGATCTAGATGGTAAAGAGCTGGTGGAAAGTATTGGCTCTGACAACACTACCCTTATGTATGCAAAGAGCAAGGCGTTGGAAACTATTGGTGGGTTACTTCAGACACGACAAAATTCTTTTGG GATCAAGGAATTGAAATGCCCAGATCTGCTAGCTGAAAGTTACAAGCCTTTTACTTGCCGTATTCGTCACTGGGTTTTGCAGCATGCTTTTGTTGTTTTGCCAGTTTTCTTACTG CTTGTGGGATGCACATGGTTACTGTGGAAACTTTACCGAAGACAAAACCTAACAAATAGAGCTGAAGATCTGTACAACCAG GTTTGCGAAATACTTGAGGAAAATGCTTTAACATCAACTAGAAACAGCGATCAATGTGAATCATGGGTTGTTGCTTCTAGGTTACGTGACCATCTTCTTTTGCCACGAGAGAGGAAGAATCCTTTGTTATGGAAGAAG GTAGAGGAGTTGGTTCAGGAAGACTCACGAATAGATCGTTACCCAAGACTAGTTAAGGGTGATGGAAAAGAAGTATGGGAATGGCAAG AAGAGTTTGAGAAGAAAGATGACAAAGTGATCTATAACCGAGCACTGTTGCCAAAGATACGCTCACCTGCCTGTGATCTTTCGTGGGCCCCATTCTCTTCCTCTTTGTGGCAGACAACTTTACTATGTCGTCGCGCTGGACCAATCCAAACTTGCCTTCATGTACCTCCCGGTCATCTTATCCAATGGCTTTTCACCTTATTATCTCTACTTTTCTTTACAAACAAAAATTATGATTCATTTCCAACAATTATATATAAGAACTAG